One genomic segment of Drosophila melanogaster chromosome 3L includes these proteins:
- the SPoCk gene encoding secretory pathway calcium atpase, isoform D: MSKTPKPLTSKRRTSPASPGSTVLIESPTTSSGVRNRRSKIKGVDSKPNPQRTISHVKDSRAVPQNVKPGKVADMKDCKEPDEDNVDQTGLTLTPEMLLSTSESSTHSASEVAGRLQVDVRTGLKWTEAKYRAKIIGHNELLLVAEDPTWKKYIEQFRNPLILLLLGSALVSVIMKQFDDAVSITIAILIVVTVAFIQEYRSEKSLEELKKLVPPECHCLREGRLDTFLARELVPGDIVHLNVGDRVPADVRLFEAVDLSIDESSFTGETEPARKITDVLLNNTNVKDHSNMKNIAFMGTLVRCGNGKGIVVSTGERSEFGEVFKMMQAEEAPKTPLQKSMDILGAQLSFYSFLIIGVIMLLGWLQGKPLSEMFNISVSLAVAAIPEGLPIVVTVTLALGVMRMAKRNSIVKKLPTVETLGCVNVICSDKTGTLTKNEMTATIIITSDGYMADVTGAGYNDQGEIHIRHCNNVEMAKTNITNLLEIGAVCNNAYIQNGTLLGQPTEGALVAVAMKNGMYATAENYVRIQEYPFSSEQKMMAVKCIHKYNNNKEEIFFAKGALETLLPQCTKYQFGTQTVPLTKQNEAEFLAEAYEIGRKGLRVLALAKGRSMQDLIYCGLVGITDPPRPLVRESIEMLMQSGVRVKMVTGDAQETALAIANLIGIDTIHHQTLSGQEMDQMNEHQLDKVANNVSVFYRVSPRHKLEIVKSLQRSGNIVGMTGDGVNDGVALKKADIGIAMGKNGTDVCKEAADMILVNDDFHTIIAAIEEGKGIFYNIRNFVRFQLSTSIAALALIALATLMDIANPLNAMQILWINIIMDGPPAQSLGVEPVDHDVLKQKPRNVKQPMITKSVVVNVLLSASIIVLGTLWVFQREMADGTLGKTKRDTTMTFTCFVFFDMFNALSCRSQTKSVFTIGLTTNRMFLLAVAFSIIGQMLVVYFPPLQMVFQTEALTPYDIFFLVSLTSSVLVVSEIKKWFERTMERKMYSTRSELDFV, encoded by the exons ACGGGCCTTACCCTCACACCTGAAATGCTGTTGTCCACCTCGGAATCATCGACCCACAGTGCCTCCGAGGTCGCCGGACGACTGCAGGTCGACGTGCGTACCGGCCTCAAATGGACAGAGGCCAAGTATCGTGCCAAGATCATCGGGCATAACGAGCTGCTGCTCGTGGCGGAGGATCCGACATGGAAAAAGTACATTGAGCAGTTTAGGAACCCGCTAATTCTGCTGCTTCTTGGTTCTGCTCTGGTGTCCGTAATCATGAAGCAGTTTGACGACGCCGTGAGCATAACCATTGCCATCCTAATTGTGGTCACGGTGGCCTTTATCCAGGAGTACCGCTCCGAGAAGAGTCTGGAGGAGCTTAAGAAGCTGGTGCCCCCTGAATGCCACTGCCTGCGGGAAGGTCGTCTAGACACATTCCTGGCACGCGAACTGGTTCCCGGGGACATAGTGCACCTCAACGTGGGCGACCGGGTGCCGGCCGACGTGCGTCTTTTCGAAGCTGTGGACCTATCTATCGACGAGAGCAGTTTTACCGGCGAAACAGAGCCGGCGCGCAAAATTACTGATGTTTTGCTTAACAATACGAACGTAAAGGACCACAGCAACATGAAGAACATTGCCTTCATGGGCACTCTGGTGCGATGTGGCAACGGGAAGGGCATAGTTGTCAGCACTGGGGAGCGCAGTGAGTTCGGTGAGGTCTTCAAAATGATGCAGGCAGAGGAGGCTCCGAAGACGCCACTGCAGAAGTCGATGGACATTCTAGGCGCTCAGTTGAGCTTCTACTCCTTCCTGATTATCGGTGTCATCATGCTGCTGGGCTGGCTACAAGGTAAGCCGCTTTCGGAAATGTTCAATATCAGCGTTTCACTGGCCGTTGCGGCCATCCCCGAGGGCCTTCCTATCGTGGTAACTGTGACTCTAGCGCTTGGCGTAATGCGGATGGCTAAACGAAATTCAATCGTTAAAAAGCTGCCTACTGTTGAGACTTTGGGCTGCGTTAACGTTATCTGCTCTGATAAGACCGGAACTTTGACCAAGAACGAGATGACGGCCACGATCATCATCACTTCCGACGGATACATGGCGGACGTTACCGGTGCCGGTTACAATGATCAGGGTGAAATCCACATACGGCATTGCAACAACGTGGAGATGGCTAAGACCAATATTACAAACCTCCTTGAAATCGGGGCGGTCTGCAATAACGCTTACATACAAAATGGCACCCTCCTAGGACAACCCACTGAAGGAGCCCTTGTGGCGGTAGCCATGAAGAACGGAATGTACGCCACAGCTGAGAACTACGTTCGCATCCAGGAGTATCCCTTCAGCTCGGAGCAGAAGATGATGGCTGTAAAGTGCATCCAcaagtacaacaacaacaaggaaGAGATTTTCTTCGCCAAGGGGGCTCTAGAGACCCTGTTACCGCAGTGCACCAAGTATCAGTTTGGTACCCAGACGGTACCACTTACCAAGCAGAACGAGGCAGAGTTCCTAGCCGAGGCGTACGAGATCGGGCGCAAGGGCCTTCGCGTGTTGGCCCTGGCAAAGGGCCGGTCCATGCAAGATCTGATCTACTGCGGCCTAGTCGGCATCACTGACCCACCAAGGCCCCTTGTTCGAGAGTCTATTGAAATGTTGATGCAGAGCGGAGTGCGTGTTAAAATGGTGACTGGAGATGCCCAGGAAACGGCCTTGGCCATTG CGAATCTCATCGGTATCGATACAATCCATCACCAGACGCTTTCCGGTCAGGAAATGGATCAAATGAACGAGCACCAACTGGACAAGGTAGCCAACAACGTGAGCGTATTCTACCGCGTATCGCCACGCCACAAACTGGAGATAGTCAAGTCCTTGCAGCGCAGTGGCAACATAGTCGGCATGACGGGCGACGGGGTGAACGACGGAGTGGCCCTGAAGAAGGCGGACATCGGCATAGCCATGGGAAAGAACGGGACAGATGTGTGTAAGGAGGCGGCTGATATGATCCTGGTCAATGATGATTTCCACACCATAAT CGCCGCCATCGAGGAGGGCAAGGGCATATTCTACAACATTCGAAACTTCGTGCGCTTTCAGCTTAGCACATCAATAGCTGCCCTGGCCCTGATTGCCCTGGCCACTCTGATGGACATTGCTAACCCGCTAAATGCCATGCAGATTTTGTGGATCAACATCATAATGGACGGTCCGCCCGCACAGTCTCTGGGCGTGGAGCCCGTCGACCACGATGTGCTCAAACAGAAACCACGGAACGTGAAACAGCCAATGATCACAAAGTCAGTGGTGGTGAACGTTCTGCTTAGTGCCAGTATAATTGTACTGGGCACGCTGTGGGTGTTCCAGCGCGAAATGGCCGACGGGACGCTGGGAAAGACCAAACGGGACACAACGATGACCTTTACTTGTTTCGTGTTTTTCGACATGTTTAACGCCCTGTCTTGCCGCTCGCAGACAAAGAGTGTCTTTACCATCGGACTCACTACCAATCGAATGTTCTTGCTGGCCGTCGCTTTTTCGATCATTGGTCAAATGCTCGTTGTCTACTTTCCGCCGCTGCAAATGGTTTTCCAGACGGAAGCTCTTACGCCGTATGACATATTCTTCCTGGTCTCCCTAACCTCATCTGTGCTGGTTGTTTCAGAGATAAAGAAATGGTTCGAGCGTACCATGGAGCGCAAGATGTACAGCACCCGCTCCGAGCTGGATTTTGTATGA
- the SPoCk gene encoding secretory pathway calcium atpase, isoform H codes for MLLSTSESSTHSASEVAGRLQVDVRTGLKWTEAKYRAKIIGHNELLLVAEDPTWKKYIEQFRNPLILLLLGSALVSVIMKQFDDAVSITIAILIVVTVAFIQEYRSEKSLEELKKLVPPECHCLREGRLDTFLARELVPGDIVHLNVGDRVPADVRLFEAVDLSIDESSFTGETEPARKITDVLLNNTNVKDHSNMKNIAFMGTLVRCGNGKGIVVSTGERSEFGEVFKMMQAEEAPKTPLQKSMDILGAQLSFYSFLIIGVIMLLGWLQGKPLSEMFNISVSLAVAAIPEGLPIVVTVTLALGVMRMAKRNSIVKKLPTVETLGCVNVICSDKTGTLTKNEMTATIIITSDGYMADVTGAGYNDQGEIHIRHCNNVEMAKTNITNLLEIGAVCNNAYIQNGTLLGQPTEGALVAVAMKNGMYATAENYVRIQEYPFSSEQKMMAVKCIHKYNNNKEEIFFAKGALETLLPQCTKYQFGTQTVPLTKQNEAEFLAEAYEIGRKGLRVLALAKGRSMQDLIYCGLVGITDPPRPLVRESIEMLMQSGVRVKMVTGDAQETALAIANLIGIDTIHHQTLSGQEMDQMNEHQLDKVANNVSVFYRVSPRHKLEIVKSLQRSGNIVGMTGDGVNDGVALKKADIGIAMGKNGTDVCKEAADMILVNDDFHTIIAAIEEGKGIFYNIRNFVRFQLSTSIAALALIALATLMDIANPLNAMQILWINIIMDGPPAQSLGVEPVDHDVLKQKPRNVKQPMITKSVVVNVLLSASIIVLGTLWVFQREMADGTLGKTKRDTTMTFTCFVFFDMFNALSCRSQTKSVFTIGLTTNRMFLLAVAFSIIGQMLVVYFPPLQMVFQTEALTPYDIFFLVSLTSSVLVVSEIKKWFERTMERKMYSTRSELDFVXQNASAREDLHPKTE; via the exons ATGCTGTTGTCCACCTCGGAATCATCGACCCACAGTGCCTCCGAGGTCGCCGGACGACTGCAGGTCGACGTGCGTACCGGCCTCAAATGGACAGAGGCCAAGTATCGTGCCAAGATCATCGGGCATAACGAGCTGCTGCTCGTGGCGGAGGATCCGACATGGAAAAAGTACATTGAGCAGTTTAGGAACCCGCTAATTCTGCTGCTTCTTGGTTCTGCTCTGGTGTCCGTAATCATGAAGCAGTTTGACGACGCCGTGAGCATAACCATTGCCATCCTAATTGTGGTCACGGTGGCCTTTATCCAGGAGTACCGCTCCGAGAAGAGTCTGGAGGAGCTTAAGAAGCTGGTGCCCCCTGAATGCCACTGCCTGCGGGAAGGTCGTCTAGACACATTCCTGGCACGCGAACTGGTTCCCGGGGACATAGTGCACCTCAACGTGGGCGACCGGGTGCCGGCCGACGTGCGTCTTTTCGAAGCTGTGGACCTATCTATCGACGAGAGCAGTTTTACCGGCGAAACAGAGCCGGCGCGCAAAATTACTGATGTTTTGCTTAACAATACGAACGTAAAGGACCACAGCAACATGAAGAACATTGCCTTCATGGGCACTCTGGTGCGATGTGGCAACGGGAAGGGCATAGTTGTCAGCACTGGGGAGCGCAGTGAGTTCGGTGAGGTCTTCAAAATGATGCAGGCAGAGGAGGCTCCGAAGACGCCACTGCAGAAGTCGATGGACATTCTAGGCGCTCAGTTGAGCTTCTACTCCTTCCTGATTATCGGTGTCATCATGCTGCTGGGCTGGCTACAAGGTAAGCCGCTTTCGGAAATGTTCAATATCAGCGTTTCACTGGCCGTTGCGGCCATCCCCGAGGGCCTTCCTATCGTGGTAACTGTGACTCTAGCGCTTGGCGTAATGCGGATGGCTAAACGAAATTCAATCGTTAAAAAGCTGCCTACTGTTGAGACTTTGGGCTGCGTTAACGTTATCTGCTCTGATAAGACCGGAACTTTGACCAAGAACGAGATGACGGCCACGATCATCATCACTTCCGACGGATACATGGCGGACGTTACCGGTGCCGGTTACAATGATCAGGGTGAAATCCACATACGGCATTGCAACAACGTGGAGATGGCTAAGACCAATATTACAAACCTCCTTGAAATCGGGGCGGTCTGCAATAACGCTTACATACAAAATGGCACCCTCCTAGGACAACCCACTGAAGGAGCCCTTGTGGCGGTAGCCATGAAGAACGGAATGTACGCCACAGCTGAGAACTACGTTCGCATCCAGGAGTATCCCTTCAGCTCGGAGCAGAAGATGATGGCTGTAAAGTGCATCCAcaagtacaacaacaacaaggaaGAGATTTTCTTCGCCAAGGGGGCTCTAGAGACCCTGTTACCGCAGTGCACCAAGTATCAGTTTGGTACCCAGACGGTACCACTTACCAAGCAGAACGAGGCAGAGTTCCTAGCCGAGGCGTACGAGATCGGGCGCAAGGGCCTTCGCGTGTTGGCCCTGGCAAAGGGCCGGTCCATGCAAGATCTGATCTACTGCGGCCTAGTCGGCATCACTGACCCACCAAGGCCCCTTGTTCGAGAGTCTATTGAAATGTTGATGCAGAGCGGAGTGCGTGTTAAAATGGTGACTGGAGATGCCCAGGAAACGGCCTTGGCCATTG CGAATCTCATCGGTATCGATACAATCCATCACCAGACGCTTTCCGGTCAGGAAATGGATCAAATGAACGAGCACCAACTGGACAAGGTAGCCAACAACGTGAGCGTATTCTACCGCGTATCGCCACGCCACAAACTGGAGATAGTCAAGTCCTTGCAGCGCAGTGGCAACATAGTCGGCATGACGGGCGACGGGGTGAACGACGGAGTGGCCCTGAAGAAGGCGGACATCGGCATAGCCATGGGAAAGAACGGGACAGATGTGTGTAAGGAGGCGGCTGATATGATCCTGGTCAATGATGATTTCCACACCATAAT CGCCGCCATCGAGGAGGGCAAGGGCATATTCTACAACATTCGAAACTTCGTGCGCTTTCAGCTTAGCACATCAATAGCTGCCCTGGCCCTGATTGCCCTGGCCACTCTGATGGACATTGCTAACCCGCTAAATGCCATGCAGATTTTGTGGATCAACATCATAATGGACGGTCCGCCCGCACAGTCTCTGGGCGTGGAGCCCGTCGACCACGATGTGCTCAAACAGAAACCACGGAACGTGAAACAGCCAATGATCACAAAGTCAGTGGTGGTGAACGTTCTGCTTAGTGCCAGTATAATTGTACTGGGCACGCTGTGGGTGTTCCAGCGCGAAATGGCCGACGGGACGCTGGGAAAGACCAAACGGGACACAACGATGACCTTTACTTGTTTCGTGTTTTTCGACATGTTTAACGCCCTGTCTTGCCGCTCGCAGACAAAGAGTGTCTTTACCATCGGACTCACTACCAATCGAATGTTCTTGCTGGCCGTCGCTTTTTCGATCATTGGTCAAATGCTCGTTGTCTACTTTCCGCCGCTGCAAATGGTTTTCCAGACGGAAGCTCTTACGCCGTATGACATATTCTTCCTGGTCTCCCTAACCTCATCTGTGCTGGTTGTTTCAGAGATAAAGAAATGGTTCGAGCGTACCATGGAGCGCAAGATGTACAGCACCCGCTCCGAGCTGGATTTTGTATGACAAAACGCAAGCGCTAGAGAAGATTTGCACCCCAAAACcgagtaa
- the SPoCk gene encoding secretory pathway calcium atpase, isoform A: MLLSTSESSTHSASEVAGRLQVDVRTGLKWTEAKYRAKIIGHNELLLVAEDPTWKKYIEQFRNPLILLLLGSALVSVIMKQFDDAVSITIAILIVVTVAFIQEYRSEKSLEELKKLVPPECHCLREGRLDTFLARELVPGDIVHLNVGDRVPADVRLFEAVDLSIDESSFTGETEPARKITDVLLNNTNVKDHSNMKNIAFMGTLVRCGNGKGIVVSTGERSEFGEVFKMMQAEEAPKTPLQKSMDILGAQLSFYSFLIIGVIMLLGWLQGKPLSEMFNISVSLAVAAIPEGLPIVVTVTLALGVMRMAKRNSIVKKLPTVETLGCVNVICSDKTGTLTKNEMTATIIITSDGYMADVTGAGYNDQGEIHIRHCNNVEMAKTNITNLLEIGAVCNNAYIQNGTLLGQPTEGALVAVAMKNGMYATAENYVRIQEYPFSSEQKMMAVKCIHKYNNNKEEIFFAKGALETLLPQCTKYQFGTQTVPLTKQNEAEFLAEAYEIGRKGLRVLALAKGRSMQDLIYCGLVGITDPPRPLVRESIEMLMQSGVRVKMVTGDAQETALAIANLIGIDTIHHQTLSGQEMDQMNEHQLDKVANNVSVFYRVSPRHKLEIVKSLQRSGNIVGMTGDGVNDGVALKKADIGIAMGKNGTDVCKEAADMILVNDDFHTIIAAIEEGKGIFYNIRNFVRFQLSTSIAALALIALATLMDIANPLNAMQILWINIIMDGPPAQSLGVEPVDHDVLKQKPRNVKQPMITKSVVVNVLLSASIIVLGTLWVFQREMADGTLGKTKRDTTMTFTCFVFFDMFNALSCRSQTKSVFTIGLTTNRMFLLAVAFSIIGQMLVVYFPPLQMVFQTEALTPYDIFFLVSLTSSVLVVSEIKKWFERTMERKMYSTRSELDFV; encoded by the exons ATGCTGTTGTCCACCTCGGAATCATCGACCCACAGTGCCTCCGAGGTCGCCGGACGACTGCAGGTCGACGTGCGTACCGGCCTCAAATGGACAGAGGCCAAGTATCGTGCCAAGATCATCGGGCATAACGAGCTGCTGCTCGTGGCGGAGGATCCGACATGGAAAAAGTACATTGAGCAGTTTAGGAACCCGCTAATTCTGCTGCTTCTTGGTTCTGCTCTGGTGTCCGTAATCATGAAGCAGTTTGACGACGCCGTGAGCATAACCATTGCCATCCTAATTGTGGTCACGGTGGCCTTTATCCAGGAGTACCGCTCCGAGAAGAGTCTGGAGGAGCTTAAGAAGCTGGTGCCCCCTGAATGCCACTGCCTGCGGGAAGGTCGTCTAGACACATTCCTGGCACGCGAACTGGTTCCCGGGGACATAGTGCACCTCAACGTGGGCGACCGGGTGCCGGCCGACGTGCGTCTTTTCGAAGCTGTGGACCTATCTATCGACGAGAGCAGTTTTACCGGCGAAACAGAGCCGGCGCGCAAAATTACTGATGTTTTGCTTAACAATACGAACGTAAAGGACCACAGCAACATGAAGAACATTGCCTTCATGGGCACTCTGGTGCGATGTGGCAACGGGAAGGGCATAGTTGTCAGCACTGGGGAGCGCAGTGAGTTCGGTGAGGTCTTCAAAATGATGCAGGCAGAGGAGGCTCCGAAGACGCCACTGCAGAAGTCGATGGACATTCTAGGCGCTCAGTTGAGCTTCTACTCCTTCCTGATTATCGGTGTCATCATGCTGCTGGGCTGGCTACAAGGTAAGCCGCTTTCGGAAATGTTCAATATCAGCGTTTCACTGGCCGTTGCGGCCATCCCCGAGGGCCTTCCTATCGTGGTAACTGTGACTCTAGCGCTTGGCGTAATGCGGATGGCTAAACGAAATTCAATCGTTAAAAAGCTGCCTACTGTTGAGACTTTGGGCTGCGTTAACGTTATCTGCTCTGATAAGACCGGAACTTTGACCAAGAACGAGATGACGGCCACGATCATCATCACTTCCGACGGATACATGGCGGACGTTACCGGTGCCGGTTACAATGATCAGGGTGAAATCCACATACGGCATTGCAACAACGTGGAGATGGCTAAGACCAATATTACAAACCTCCTTGAAATCGGGGCGGTCTGCAATAACGCTTACATACAAAATGGCACCCTCCTAGGACAACCCACTGAAGGAGCCCTTGTGGCGGTAGCCATGAAGAACGGAATGTACGCCACAGCTGAGAACTACGTTCGCATCCAGGAGTATCCCTTCAGCTCGGAGCAGAAGATGATGGCTGTAAAGTGCATCCAcaagtacaacaacaacaaggaaGAGATTTTCTTCGCCAAGGGGGCTCTAGAGACCCTGTTACCGCAGTGCACCAAGTATCAGTTTGGTACCCAGACGGTACCACTTACCAAGCAGAACGAGGCAGAGTTCCTAGCCGAGGCGTACGAGATCGGGCGCAAGGGCCTTCGCGTGTTGGCCCTGGCAAAGGGCCGGTCCATGCAAGATCTGATCTACTGCGGCCTAGTCGGCATCACTGACCCACCAAGGCCCCTTGTTCGAGAGTCTATTGAAATGTTGATGCAGAGCGGAGTGCGTGTTAAAATGGTGACTGGAGATGCCCAGGAAACGGCCTTGGCCATTG CGAATCTCATCGGTATCGATACAATCCATCACCAGACGCTTTCCGGTCAGGAAATGGATCAAATGAACGAGCACCAACTGGACAAGGTAGCCAACAACGTGAGCGTATTCTACCGCGTATCGCCACGCCACAAACTGGAGATAGTCAAGTCCTTGCAGCGCAGTGGCAACATAGTCGGCATGACGGGCGACGGGGTGAACGACGGAGTGGCCCTGAAGAAGGCGGACATCGGCATAGCCATGGGAAAGAACGGGACAGATGTGTGTAAGGAGGCGGCTGATATGATCCTGGTCAATGATGATTTCCACACCATAAT CGCCGCCATCGAGGAGGGCAAGGGCATATTCTACAACATTCGAAACTTCGTGCGCTTTCAGCTTAGCACATCAATAGCTGCCCTGGCCCTGATTGCCCTGGCCACTCTGATGGACATTGCTAACCCGCTAAATGCCATGCAGATTTTGTGGATCAACATCATAATGGACGGTCCGCCCGCACAGTCTCTGGGCGTGGAGCCCGTCGACCACGATGTGCTCAAACAGAAACCACGGAACGTGAAACAGCCAATGATCACAAAGTCAGTGGTGGTGAACGTTCTGCTTAGTGCCAGTATAATTGTACTGGGCACGCTGTGGGTGTTCCAGCGCGAAATGGCCGACGGGACGCTGGGAAAGACCAAACGGGACACAACGATGACCTTTACTTGTTTCGTGTTTTTCGACATGTTTAACGCCCTGTCTTGCCGCTCGCAGACAAAGAGTGTCTTTACCATCGGACTCACTACCAATCGAATGTTCTTGCTGGCCGTCGCTTTTTCGATCATTGGTCAAATGCTCGTTGTCTACTTTCCGCCGCTGCAAATGGTTTTCCAGACGGAAGCTCTTACGCCGTATGACATATTCTTCCTGGTCTCCCTAACCTCATCTGTGCTGGTTGTTTCAGAGATAAAGAAATGGTTCGAGCGTACCATGGAGCGCAAGATGTACAGCACCCGCTCCGAGCTGGATTTTGTATGA